The following proteins are co-located in the Methanobacterium formicicum DSM 3637 genome:
- a CDS encoding DNA-formamidopyrimidine glycosylase family protein: MAELPELIILAGQMDKELSSKEFQQGELRQEKSLNLTADEFIQKIKGKKVIKVYNKGKWIFIQLSDDYHLLLNLGMGADILYHEPGADLPEEYQCLFQFTDGSSFSCKFWWIGRAELLQDEELPQHKATKDIAISPLDAEFTTEHFRELCGARSQIKNLILNQKKIGGIGNVYIHDILFRAKIHPKKVANTLETCKVDKLHDMIQENLKNAIEIGGLAYEKDFYGQNNGFDRDYFLVAYKEGEPCPKCGGTIEKIKTGSTSSYICPHCQEL, from the coding sequence ATGGCAGAGCTACCAGAACTCATTATACTGGCTGGACAGATGGATAAGGAACTATCATCAAAAGAGTTTCAGCAGGGCGAACTTCGCCAAGAAAAATCTTTAAACCTGACCGCAGACGAATTTATTCAGAAAATCAAGGGTAAAAAGGTAATTAAGGTTTACAACAAAGGTAAATGGATTTTCATCCAGTTATCTGATGATTATCATCTACTGCTGAATTTGGGTATGGGTGCCGACATTCTCTACCATGAACCTGGTGCGGATTTACCAGAGGAATACCAGTGTCTTTTTCAGTTTACCGATGGATCCTCCTTTTCATGTAAATTCTGGTGGATAGGACGGGCAGAACTCCTGCAGGATGAGGAATTACCCCAGCATAAAGCCACCAAAGATATTGCAATTTCACCCTTGGATGCGGAATTCACCACCGAACACTTCAGGGAACTATGCGGGGCACGCTCCCAGATTAAAAACCTCATCCTGAACCAGAAGAAAATCGGGGGCATAGGGAATGTATACATCCATGATATTCTCTTCCGGGCAAAAATACATCCTAAAAAGGTAGCAAACACTCTGGAAACCTGTAAAGTTGACAAGTTACATGACATGATCCAGGAAAACCTTAAAAATGCCATTGAAATAGGTGGACTGGCCTATGAAAAAGATTTCTATGGTCAGAACAATGGATTTGATCGGGATTACTTCCTGGTAGCTTATAAAGAGGGTGAGCCCTGCCCTAAGTGTGGTGGCACCATTGAAAAGATTAAAACCGGAAGCACATCTTCATACATCTGTCCCCACTGCCAGGAGTTGTAA
- a CDS encoding DUF5612 domain-containing protein → MDEIAINIRAVNQPGVLRDITELTAICGINITYTHLFVEDKDHASLYLELEAVKNVSRLIENIRKVEAVRSVEECPTLQDVYGKRIIIIGGGAQVAMVAQGAITEADRHNIRGEHISVDTIPLVGEEDLSEAVSAVGRLPRVGALVLAGSLMGGKITEAIDKIKKDHEVIVISLNMPGSVTEKADLVVTDPIQAGVMAVMSVADTAIFDIKRLGQKRF, encoded by the coding sequence ATGGATGAAATTGCCATAAATATCAGGGCTGTTAACCAGCCAGGAGTCTTGCGAGACATTACAGAATTAACTGCCATATGTGGGATTAATATAACCTACACCCACCTATTTGTCGAGGACAAAGACCATGCATCACTTTATCTGGAGTTAGAGGCAGTTAAGAACGTGAGTAGGTTAATAGAGAATATTAGAAAGGTAGAAGCAGTTAGAAGTGTTGAAGAATGCCCCACACTTCAGGATGTTTATGGTAAAAGAATTATCATCATTGGTGGCGGTGCACAGGTAGCCATGGTGGCCCAGGGTGCCATCACCGAGGCTGACCGTCATAACATCAGGGGAGAACACATCAGTGTGGATACCATACCCCTGGTAGGTGAAGAAGACCTATCCGAAGCAGTATCTGCAGTGGGACGACTGCCAAGAGTAGGAGCCCTGGTTCTTGCCGGTTCTCTCATGGGAGGGAAGATCACCGAGGCCATAGATAAAATAAAAAAAGACCATGAAGTCATAGTAATCAGCCTCAACATGCCCGGCAGTGTAACTGAAAAGGCAGATTTGGTGGTAACTGACCCCATACAGGCTGGAGTGATGGCAGTA
- a CDS encoding carboxymuconolactone decarboxylase family protein, with amino-acid sequence MERYNRGWEKLKEIDGEAGEAVVESLEDIAPDLSKYVIEFSFGDIYCRTGTTLKEKEIAVVAGLTAMGNATPQLKVHINGALNVGVSTEELVEVILQMSSYSGFPSAINGINALKEVLQEKNIDFQPVTEKQEGDRFSQGAKWLGKLDDNQVNVLKENFQDIAPDLTEFVVAFGYGDIYSRKNLDPKLRQIATIAALTCMGTAQPQLAFHIRAGLNVGLTRKEIIETIILMVVYAGFPAAINGINTAKEVFSTF; translated from the coding sequence ATGGAACGGTATAACCGAGGCTGGGAAAAACTTAAGGAAATTGATGGGGAAGCTGGAGAAGCAGTGGTTGAAAGTTTAGAAGATATTGCACCGGATCTGTCCAAGTACGTGATTGAATTTTCATTTGGAGACATCTACTGTAGAACGGGAACCACCCTGAAAGAAAAGGAAATTGCAGTGGTGGCAGGATTAACTGCCATGGGTAACGCTACTCCACAATTAAAGGTCCACATCAATGGGGCACTGAATGTGGGTGTTTCTACAGAAGAACTGGTGGAAGTTATCCTGCAAATGTCATCCTACAGTGGATTTCCCAGTGCTATAAATGGGATCAACGCCCTTAAGGAAGTTCTACAGGAGAAAAATATTGATTTCCAGCCAGTAACTGAAAAACAGGAGGGGGATCGTTTTAGCCAGGGTGCAAAATGGCTAGGAAAGCTGGATGATAATCAGGTGAATGTTTTAAAGGAGAACTTCCAGGATATAGCTCCGGACCTAACCGAATTTGTGGTTGCATTTGGATACGGAGATATCTACAGTAGAAAGAATCTGGACCCTAAACTCAGACAAATTGCCACAATCGCTGCCCTCACCTGCATGGGCACAGCACAACCACAACTGGCCTTCCACATCAGGGCAGGTTTAAACGTAGGTTTAACCAGAAAAGAGATAATTGAAACCATCATTCTCATGGTGGTTTATGCTGGGTTCCCTGCAGCTATAAATGGTATAAATACTGCTAAAGAAGTCTTCAGCACATTCTAA
- a CDS encoding pyridoxamine 5'-phosphate oxidase family protein — MRRSDKEIKDPQILHKILNQSEVCRIALCDGEEPYLVPMNFAYSENRLYLHSATRGRKIDILKENNNICFQMDIKTQMVRSENPCNWGMKYLSVIGSGKAHLIDDLQGKKEAMDIIMAKYSQESIESDEQLFEYSEQSLNKVLVIRVEVEEITGKKSGY, encoded by the coding sequence ATGAGAAGAAGTGATAAGGAGATTAAAGATCCGCAAATCCTCCATAAAATATTAAACCAATCTGAGGTATGCAGGATAGCTTTATGTGATGGTGAAGAGCCTTACTTGGTACCCATGAACTTCGCTTACAGTGAAAATCGGTTATATCTTCACTCTGCAACGAGAGGGCGTAAGATCGATATTTTGAAGGAGAATAACAACATTTGCTTCCAGATGGACATCAAAACCCAGATGGTGAGATCCGAAAATCCGTGTAACTGGGGAATGAAATATCTGAGTGTAATTGGTTCGGGTAAGGCCCATTTAATAGATGACCTTCAGGGAAAAAAGGAAGCCATGGATATAATAATGGCTAAATATTCTCAAGAATCAATTGAATCTGATGAACAATTATTTGAATACTCTGAACAATCCCTGAACAAGGTACTGGTGATAAGAGTGGAAGTAGAAGAAATAACTGGCAAAAAATCAGGGTATTAA